One Megachile rotundata isolate GNS110a chromosome 5, iyMegRotu1, whole genome shotgun sequence genomic region harbors:
- the mesh gene encoding sushi domain containing 2 mesh isoform X2 — MRDKFRPDRVSGFLKLVLVGCFVSSLLIVRTTAQVVNPFKSAFGLDEPDYTDGEEPFYTEGNAGEENLNEEFEAEDLPHDLGDNNQKNPEDTQGLETPANVDENLGDQNGAKDVSVSQDSDLPEADRYAPRSDDSVPNYVLTESRLKEIRSRFMYWFFDKGGDDDEGDYQKQIQSSMPQIHKNFNFQLPFFGFRFNYTRVSMNGFLEFSDPPVHYTYPLAFPVKDWPKKNDPSFIGIFFSKCRIGKTRKTDIDQRKPGVYFRMERDLENRKDQFGVEMRERIKWDIREGIVGTDSFEPKHAVIITWKNMSFAGGIDNSLYKTNTFQMVLATDEIYTYAIFNYLDIQWTSHTEAGGDTTGGEGGVPAFVGFNAGNGTQVYEYKPYSQRSTIRDLTGRGWANGFPGRHIFRIDEKIIPGTCNKDIAGANLPLVFAPESGNMLGGTIVNITGPCFNETQKIRCMFETVVVTGTVIDRNRAICVQPFVKAEGYVRFAISIGDSKTYDWKGKYFIETPATAAEKIYVSSAVHQKSPAEIKITWNRYNLTNNLNAGVQISLWGYRETKTTPEFEFITTLEPAYTNLGEYIITPAKFRDAYNPYQLDLNFGFIQLNLTEPQQQTGLNISPSLWSRPIPLGWYFGPQWERKYGSKWPQRLCDNWIMNDRYLKNFAAEVSICPCTVKHALNDKGRFLPDYDCDKDSNLDCLYNQHAYHCVRTGAPSMDGSEQQCCYDKNGYLMLTYDQQWGSRPHRSHNLGYYPWDEANKVPTLSHWHHDVIPFYMCCLWQEEHAVGCETFRFERRPSQDCIAYQSPAIGTVFGDPHFATFDGLEYTFNGKGEFVLVRVNNLKDKLDVQGRFEQLPSNIHGEVRATQLTSIAARGNNSAVIEVRLRPKHAQWRYRLDVLVDKRPVYFDRPALKFQHFTGAVVYTPTVILNQSEVIIMFDTGAGVEVVENEGFMTARVYLPWTYLNKTKGLFGKWNFDISDDLMTPDGQQVSASNLNHFETVHKDFGIHWMLEDKEDDLKGGSLFVRSFGRTSSYYSNRTFEPEWRKTPAEILPTNRSYDVQRAIDLCGETYQCQYDYAMSLNRDLAHFTKNYYDTYTQIRDINMNQRVISCGVLETPRFGRKSNFFFVPGTKVTFECNQDFILIGDQRRVCTPEGRWNVPEYGYTECLRQIEYAQRTAWITMGIIFAVLVPITGCIAGAFFYIRKNQTQGGSVNSWRYSERSSGVDDSTLLRQTTPLKSFDRPISPVSDTSTAPSTVKKPHSYDKVYRTHEPLPNRPNVDFEDKDWDLREPNSPTDSEKSMTESIRKAGSPTKESDV; from the exons ATGCGGGACAAGTTTCGTCCTGACCGCGTTTCCGGTTTCTTGAAATTGGTCCTAGTTGGTTGTTTTGTTTCATCCTTGCTAATTGTTCGAACAACGGCTCAAGTCGTCAATCCTTTCAAATCTGCGTTCGGATTGGACGAGCCGGATTACACGGATGGCGAGGAACCGTTTTACACGGAAGGTAATGCAGGCGAAGAGAATTTGAACGAAGAATTCGAAGCGGAAGATCTGCCTCACGACTTGGGTGACAATAACCAGAAAAATCCAGAGGACACACAAGGACTAGAAACCCCAGCTAACGTGGACGAAAATTTAGGCGATCAAAATGGAGCTAAAGACGTTAGCGTTTCTCAAG ATTCCGATTTACCGGAAGCGGACAGATATGCGCCTCGTTCGGATGATTCAGTTCCAAATTACGTTTTAACGGAAAGCAGATTGAAAGAAATTCGATCGAGGTTTATGTACTGGTTCTTCGATAAAGGCGGCGATGATGACGAAGGCGATTATCAGAAACAAATTCAATCCTCCATGCCTCAAATACATAAGAACTTCAACTTCCAATTGCCCTTCTTCGGATTTAGGTTTAACTACACCAGG GTATCCATGAACGGTTTCCTAGAATTCAGCGATCCCCCAGTCCACTACACTTACCCCCTCGCGTTTCCCGTGAAAGACTGGCCCAAAAAGAACGACCCCAGTTTCATAGGAATATTCTTCAGCAAATGTCGCATAGGCAAGACAAGGAAGACCGACATCGATCAAAGAAAACCAGGAGTGTATTTCAG GATGGAGAGGGACTTGGAGAACAGAAAGGACCAATTTGGTGTTGAAATGCGCGAGCGGATTAAATGGGATATCCGCGAGGGTATCGTCGGTACGGACTCGTTTGAACCGAAACACGCAGTTATAATTACGTGGAAGAACATGTCTTTCGCTGGTGGTATCGACAATTCGCTTTACAAAACGAACACCTTCCAAATGGTCCTCGCCACTGACGAAATTTATACTTACGCTATATTCAATTATTTGGACATTCAGTGGACCAGCCATACAGAGGCTGGTGGTGACACTACGGGTGGAGAAGGTGGTGTACCAGCATTT GTCGGTTTCAATGCAGGAAACGGTACCCAAGTGTACGAATACAAACCATACTCCCAGAGGTCGACGATTCGTGATCTGACTGGTAGAGGATGGGCGAACGGTTTTCCAGGTCGGCACATCTTCAGGATTGATGAAAAAATCATACCAGGCACTTGCAACAAAGACATAG CGGGAGCAAATTTACCTCTCGTATTCGCGCCTGAGAGCGGCAACATGTTAGGTGGCACCATCGTGAACATCACCGGGCCGTGTTTCAACGAGACTCAAAAGATTCGATGTATGTTTGAAACTGTAGTCGTGACCGGCACTGTGATCGACAGAAATCGTGCAATTTGTGTGCAACCGTTCGTGAAAGCAGAGGGATACGTTCGATTTGCGATCAGCATTGGCGATAGTAAAACTTACGACTGGAAAGGGAAATATTTTATCG AGACCCCAGCCACAGCTGCAGAGAAGATCTACGTATCGAGTGCCGTTCACCAAAAGAGTCCTGCCGAAATAAAAATCACTTGGAATCGTTACAATTTGACCAACAATTTAAACGCCGGCGTGCAGATATCTCTGTGGGGATATCGTGAGACAAAGACTACCCCAGAGTTCGAGTTCATCACTACGTTGGAA CCAGCGTACACAAACCTTGGCGAATATATCATCACTCCAGCGAAATTTCGTGACGCGTATAATCCGTATCAACTGGATCTAAATTTCGGTTTTATTCAACTCAATTTAACCGAGCCGCAGCAACAAACTGGCCTCAACATTTCGCC GAGCTTATGGAGCAGGCCGATTCCATTAGGCTGGTACTTCGGCCCGCAATGGGAAAGGAAGTACGGGTCAAAGTGGCCCCAGCGACTTTGCGATAACTGGATAATGAACGATCGGTATTTGAAGAATTTCGCGGCAGAGGTATCTATATGTCCGTGCACCGTGAAGCACGCGTTGAACGATAAAGGTCGCTTCCTTCCGGACTACGATTGTGACAAGGACTCGAACTTGGATTGCTTGTACAATCAGCATGCGTATCACTGTGTGAGGACTGGTGCACCCAG TATGGACGGTTCCGAGCAACAGTGCTGTTACGACAAAAACGGCTACCTGATGTTAACGTACGATCAGCAATGGGGTTCCAGGCCACATCGATCTCACAATTTAGGCTACTACCCATGGGATGAGGCGAACAAAGTTCCAACTCTTTCACACTGGCACCATGACGTGATACCCTTCTACATGTGCTGTTTATGGCAAGAGGAACACGCCGTTGGGTGCGAAACTTTCAGGTTCGAAAGACGACCCAGTCAAGATTGCATCGCTTATCAATCTCCAGCGATTGGAACTGTGTTTGGTGATCCACATTTTGCTACTTTCGATGGTCTTGAATACACGTTCAATGGAAAAGGGGAGTTTGTATTAGTACGTGTGAATAATCTGAAAGATAAACTCGACGTTCAAGGCAGGTTCGAACAGTTGCCAAGCAACATACATGGGGAAGTTAGAGCTACTCAGTTAACGTCTATTGCGG CAAGAGGAAACAACTCGGCTGTAATCGAAGTTCGATTAAGACCCAAACACGCTCAATGGAGGTACCGTCTCGACGTCTTAGTAGACAAACGACCAGTGTACTTCGACAGACCAGCCCTTAAATTCCAACATTTTACTGGCGCGGTAGTTTACACGCCTACTGTTATCCTAAATCAGAGCGAGGTGATCATCATGTTCGACACTGGTGCCGGTGTAGAGGTAGTCGAAAACGAGGGATTCATGACAGCCAGGGTTTATCTGCCCTGGACCTATTTG AACAAGACCAAAGGGCTATTCGGTAAATGGAACTTCGACATCTCGGACGATCTGATGACTCCTGATGGCCAACAAGTTTCTGCTAGTAACTTGAATCACTTCGAGACCGTTCACAAAGACTTCGGGATACACTGGATGCTGGAAGACAAAGAAGACGACTTGAAAGGGGGATCTCTATTTGTTAGATCGTTCGGCAGAACATCTAGTTATTACTCCAATAGAACTTTCGAGCCAGAATGGAGAAAAACACCTGCTGAAATATTGCCCACTAACAG gtCATACGATGTACAACGGGCTATCGATCTTTGCGGAGAGACGTATCAGTGCCAATACGACTACGCCATGTCGCTCAATCGAGACTTGGCTCACTTTACGAAAAACTATTATGACACCTACACTCAAATCAGAGACATTAACATGAATCAACGAG TCATATCTTGCGGGGTATTGGAAACACCACGTTTCGGTCGCAAGAGCAACTTCTTTTTCGTGCCAGGTACGAAAGTCACTTTCGAATGCAACCAAGATTTCATACTGATTGGCGATCAAAGACGAGTGTGCACGCCCGAGGGTCGCTGGAACGTCCCGGAATATGGATACACGGAGTGTTTAC GTCAGATCGAGTATGCTCAGCGTACGGCATGGATAACAATGGGCATTATTTTCGCCGTGTTAGTTCCTATAACGGGATGTATCGCGGGtgcatttttttatatacgAAAAAATCAGACTCAGGGAGGCTCCGTGAACTCGTGGCGTTATTCTGAACGGAGTTCCGGTGTCGATGATTCCACGTTGTTGAGACAGACTACGCCGTTGAAATCGTTCGACAGACCAATTTCACCCGTTAGCGATACTAGCACTGCACCGAGTACAGTTAAGAAACCTCACAGTTACGACAAAGTATATCGTACACACGAACCATTGCCAAACAGACCGAATGTCGATTTCGAGGACAAAGACTGGGACCTTAGAGAACCTAATTCCCCGACAGACTCGGAGAAAAGTATGACAGAGTCCATTAGGAAAGCTGGAAGTCCCACGAAAGAGAGCGACGTGTAA